One genomic region from Cinclus cinclus chromosome 22, bCinCin1.1, whole genome shotgun sequence encodes:
- the PIPOX gene encoding peroxisomal sarcosine oxidase yields the protein MAAPKQPQKSTYDIIVIGAGIQGSFTAYHLAQRHKDTLLLEQFLLPHSRGSSHGQSRIIRSAYPQEYYSCMMPESFRLWQQLEAETGTTLYRQTGLVLLGPPGEPELEACRRSLGVDEVLDAAALAQRFPGFQLQAGQVAVLDSTAGVLFADRALRAVQEVFRRHGGTLRDGEKVLRIEPGPTVTVTTTAGVYKAPRLIITAGAWTGAFVEQLGLRLPLQPLRINVCYWREKQPGSAGLGSVSPCFLTLGLSQAPHGIYGLPSIEYPGLMKVCHHHGSPTEPEKRDQAPSSTPHPDIAILSSFISSYLPGLEIQPAVMETCLYTNTPDEDFIMDQHPKFRNIVIGTGFSGHGFKMAPVVGKLLCELSLGEEPSYNMAHFAITRFSGVLGSAQ from the exons ATGGCtgccccaaaacagccccagaAGTCCACCTACGATATCATTGTCATTGGGGCTGGCATCCAGGGCTCTTTCACTGCCTACCACCTGGCCCAGCGCCACAAGGAcactctgctgctggagcag TTCCTCCTGCCCCACTCCCGGGGCAGTTCGCACGGGCAGAGCCGCATCATCCGCAGCGCCTACCCCCAGGAGTACTACTCGTGCATGATGCCCGAGAGCTTCCgcctctggcagcagctggaagccGAGACCGGCACCACTCTTTACAG GCAGACGGGACTGGTGTTGCTGGGGCCGCCGGGAGAGCCGGAGCTGGAGGCCTGCAGGAGGAGCCTGGGTGTTGACGAAGTCCTCGACGCCGCAGCGCTGGCCCAGCGCTTCCCTGGCTTCCAGCTGCAAGCTGGCCAGGTGGCAGTGTtggacagcactgctggggtgCTCTTCGCTGACCGGGCACTGCGGGCAGTGCAG GAGGTTTTTCGTCGACATGGGGGCACCCTGCGTGACGGGGAGAAAGTGCTGCGCATTGAACCTGGGCCCACGGTCACTGTCACCACCACTGCTGGGGTGTACAAAGCCCCCCGGCTCATCATCACGGCCGGAGCCTGGACAGGTGCCTTTGTGGAACAACTGGGTCTCCGCCTGCCGCTGCAG CCCCTGCGCATCAATGTCTGCTACTGGAGGGAGAAACAACCTGGGAGTGCTGGCTTGGGCAGTGTCAGTCCCTGCTTCTTGACCCTGGGGCTGAGCCAAGCCCCCCACGGCATTTACGGGCTGCCCTCCATTGAGTACCCAGGTCTGATGAAG GTGTGCCACCACCACGGCAGCCCCACTGAACCAGAGAAGCGGGATCAGGCCCCCTCGAGCACCCCCCACCCTGACATTGCCATCCTAAGCAGCTTCATCAGCAGCTATCTGCCCGGGCTGGAGATCCAGCCAGCAGTGATGGAGACCTGCCTCTACACG AATACTCCAGATGAAGATTTCATCATGGACCAGCATCCCAAGTTCAGAAACATTGTCATTGGCACCGGCTTCTCAG GCCATGGGTTCAAGATGGCACCAGTGGTGGGGAAGTTGCTGTGTGAACTGAGCCTGGGCGAGGAGCCATCCTACAACATGGCCCACTTTGCCATCACTCGTTTCTCTGGTGTGCTTGGGTCTGCACAGTAG